From a single Nicotiana tabacum cultivar K326 chromosome 8, ASM71507v2, whole genome shotgun sequence genomic region:
- the LOC107804448 gene encoding putative late blight resistance protein homolog R1B-16 — protein MVTTRIEEVAKHLQHRNDPYSLRFLTSEESWELLQKKVFRGESCPPNLLEAGLQVAEHCKGLPLVIVLIAGIIVKMERKASLWLEVANDLSSLALGEQGTKVIQSSYDHLEDQLKPCLLYMALYPEDYKIPVSDLLKLWIAEEFVENIDTENLEETSRIFLNDLLKRSLVMVSGRQEINGAIEYCSLHDLVREFCLRKLIEEKHFMQLAVPYSSNQQLYSKESRLCIYIHDELVKQLDHYEYRLDKIPMFESKQLDCYEYQLDNIPMVKSKETKRFGQCSKFIQFIAHPKSNIWNRSDSLHSLVKLRFVQALQLNERELPSSWVKAVQSLTHLRYLAICVEKFDFKWVSHLLYLQTLVVDYSRYPFRTSTAAFWKMTKLRHVKINSFIFTGEWDAKTGRPILEEPSESTLENLKTLRTCRVAVSDAARKVWWRCPNLEKLSLQIISVPSCSLFPLPELHTRLQSLKLDAGCSYEDKYEVGWSSYIDFPSNLRKLCIRNIFITEEIVSKIAKLQKLESLEVHRGYLVGNGQCLDVRYVEFPALKFFTLFVLFMEEWKASEESFPMLEKLVVLNCEDLDEIPLSFADIPTLQLIQVINCMESVEDSAMDIKREIEENTGCDTLQVLIS, from the coding sequence ATGGTGACAACTCGAATTGAAGAGGTGGCTAAGCATCTTCAGCACCGCAATGATCCTTATTCTCTTAGATTTCTGACATCGGAAGAGAGTTGGGAATTGTTGCAGAAGAAAGTATTTCGAGGAGAGAGTTGTCCACCCAATCTATTGGAAGCAGGATTACAAGTTGCGGAACATTGTAAGGGATTGCCTCTTGTGATTGTCCTGATTGCTGGAATTATTGTGAAAATGGAAAGGAAGGCGTCCTTGTGGCTGGAGGTGGCAAATGACTTAAGTTCCCTTGCTTTAGGAGAGCAGGGTACGAAAGTAATACAATCGAGTTATGACCATTTAGAAGACCAATTAAAGCCTTGTCTTCTGTACATGGCTTTGTATCCAGAAGACTATAAGATTCCAGTGTCTGATTTGCTGAAGTTGTGGATAGCTGAAGAGTTTGTAGAGAATATTGACACAGAGAATCTAGAAGAAACATCTAGAATTTTCTTGAATGATCTACTTAAGAGAAGCCTAGTGATGGTCTCTGGCCGACAGGAAATTAATGGTGCCATAGAATACTGCTCACTTCATGATTTAGTGCGTGAGTTTTGTTTGAGAAAACTTATAGAAGAAAAGCACTTTATGCAGCTCGCAGTGCCATACAGTTCAAATCAACAATTGTATTCCAAGGAATCACGGTTATGCATTTATATTCATGATGAACTTGTTAAACAATTAGATCATTATGAATATCGGTTGGATAAGATTCCAATGTTCGAGTCCAAGCAGTTAGATTGTTATGAATATCAGTTGGACAACATTCCGATGGTCAAGTCCAAGGAAACAAAGCGTTTTGGTCAATGTTCAAAGTTTATTCAGTTCATTGCTCATCCAAAATCCAACATATGGAACCGATCAGATTCTTTGCATTCACTTGTTAAATTAAGATTTGTTCAGGCATTGCAATTGAATGAAAGGGAATTGCCAAGTTCTTGGGTTAAGGCAGTACAATCACTAACTCACTTGAGGTACCTTGCAATTTGTGTTGAAAAATTTGATTTCAAGTGGGTATCACATCTACTCTATCTCCAAACTCTAGTGGTAGATTATTCAAGATATCCATTCAGGACATCGACTGCTGCATTCTGGAAAATGACAAAGCTAAGGCATGTGAAGATAAACTCATTTATCTTTACTGGCGAATGGGATGCTAAAACTGGTCGACCAATTTTGGAAGAACCTTCAGAAAGTACGCTAGAGAACTTGAAGACATTGCGCACTTGTCGTGTTGCTGTGAGCGATGCCGCTCGGAAGGTCTGGTGGAGGTGTCCGAATCTTGAAAAACTCAGCCTCCAAATTATAAGTGTACCTAGTTGTTCTTTGTTTCCCTTACCAGAACTTCATACTCGGCTTCAATCTCTTAAACTAGATGCCGGATGCTCGTATGAAGACAAATATGAAGTTGGATGGTCCAGCTACATTGACTTCCCTTCAAATCTTAGGAAGTTGTGCATTCGCAACATTTTTATAACAGAAGAAATAGTTTCAAAGATTGCAAAACTGCAGAAGCTTGAGAGTCTCGAAGTACATAGAGGATACCTTGTGGGGAATGGTCAGTGTTTAGACGTCAGATATGTCGAGTTCCCTGCACTCAAATTCTTCACGTTATTTGTGCTCTTTATGGAAGAATGGAAAGCTTCAGAGGAATCCTTTCCCATGCTTGAGAAGCTAGTTGTACTAAATTGTGAAGACCTCGACGAGATCCCTCTTAGCTTTGCCGATATTCCAACACTCCAACTTATTCAAGTGATAAACTGCATGGAGTCTGTTGAGGATTCAGCTATGGATAttaaaagagaaatagaagaaaacacAGGCTGTGACACTCTCCAAGTTCTTATATCATAG
- the LOC107804447 gene encoding putative late blight resistance protein homolog R1C-3, with amino-acid sequence MEIVETCEKGTLSSAKPSSKRSFLSTDDEVVGFEKDAESIMKKLTGGAKELDVISIYGMPGLGKTTLARKVYNNPSIVNHFDVKVWIPVSQTYNRMKLLIEIFKQATSDKREIKEDIDIADKLQKSLKGKRYLIVLDDIWEVEVWEDLGLCFPNGEDGSRVIVTTRIEEVAKHLQYRSDPYSLRFLTLEESWELLQKKVFQGESCPPNLWVAGLQVAEHCKGLPLVVVLIAGIIVKMEREASLWLEVANGLSSYVLGEQTMKVMQTSYDHLEDHLKSCLLYMAFFPEDHEILVSDLLKFWMAEEFVEDIDTENIEKTSSIFLDDLLKRSLVMVSKRSFNGDIDYCTVHDVVREFCLAKLIEEKYMQLTVPYSPNQHVYSKESRLCIYIHDDLVEQLDRCEYRLDKIPMLESKLETKCSGECPKPLEFIAHPVQFNTWSYYRSDPLPLLVKLRLVRVLRLMDADYLPSSWTTAVQSLTHLRYLEISVGQFDFKWISHLLDLQTLVVRSAISNPMTLLAIWKMTKLRHVNITKFSLVWEADDRVVFGQSSTTMLENLKTFGMCCTYVDDMNPRFWWRFPNLEQLRLKIEDVPSCPLFPIPEVHTHLQSLELEVKNGRKGYNTSVGWDEYFVFPSNLRRLSIRNMSLTEKIVANIARLRMLESLTLIRGSRFWNLNYCWDVRDVVFPALKYLTLQIKDLTEWKASEESFPMLEKLVIKGYCYLEEIPPCFVDVPTLQLIEVEDCMDSLGVSAMNIKKEIEETTGCDSLQVRILE; translated from the coding sequence ATGGAGATTGTTGAGACATGTGAAAAAGGAACTCTTTCTTCTGCAAAGCCTTCCAGCAAACGTAGTTTTCTATCAACTGATGATGAAGTTGTGGGCTTTGAGAAAGATGCAGAAAGTATAATGAAAAAATTGACTGGTGGAGCAAAGGAGCTAGATGTCATCTCAATCTATGGAATGCCAGGTCTCGGAAAAACAACTTTGGCCAGGAAAGTGTACAACAATCCTTCTATTGTTAATCACTTTGATGTTAAAGTATGGATTCCTGTTTCGCAAACATATAATAGGATGAAGTTGTTGATTGAGATTTTCAAACAAGCAACTAGTGATAAGAGAGAAATCAAGGAGGACATTGACATAGCTGACAAGTTGCAGAAGAGTCTAAAAGGCAAGAGATATCTCATTGTATTAGATGATATATGGGAAGTCGAAGTATGGGAAGATTTGGGATTATGCTTCCCTAATGGCGAAGATGGAAGTAGAGTAATTGTAACAACTCGAATTGAAGAAGTGGCTAAGCATCTTCAATATCGCAGTGATCCCTATTCTCTTAGATTTCTGACACTGGAAGAGAGTTGGGAATTACTGCAGAAGAAAGTATTCCAAGGAGAGAGTTGTCCTCCGAATCTATGGGTAGCAGGGTTACAAGTTGCAGAACACTGTAAGGGATTGCCCCTTGTGGTTGTCCTGATTGCTGGAATTATTGTGAAAATGGAAAGAGAGGCATCCTTGTGGCTTGAGGTTGCAAATGGCTTAAGTTCTTATGTTTTAGGAGAGCAAACCATGAAGGTAATGCAAACAAGTTATGATCATTTAGAAGACCACTTAAAATCTTGCCTTCTTTACATGGCATTCTTTCCAGAAGACCATGAGATTTTAGTGTCTGATTTGCTGAAGTTCTGGATGGCCGAAGAGTTTGTAGAGGATATTGACACCGAGAACATAGAGAAAACATCTAGCATTTTCTTGGATGATCTGCTTAAGAGAAGCCTAGTGATGGTCTCCAAGAGGAGTTTTAATGGTGACATAGACTACTGCACAGTTCACGATGTAGTGCGTGAGTTTTGCTTGGCAAAACTTATAGAAGAAAAGTATATGCAGCTGACAGTGCCATACAGTCCAAATCAACATGTGTATTCCAAGGAATCGCGGTTATGCATTTATATTCATGATGATCTGGTTGAACAATTAGATCGTTGCGAATATCGACTGGATAAGATTCCAATGCTCGAGTCCAAGCTGGAAACTAAGTGTTCTGGTGAATGTCCTAAGCCTTTGGAGTTCATTGCTCATCCAGTACAATTCAACACATGGAGTTATTATCGATCAGATCCTTTACCTTTACTGGTTAAATTAAGACTTGTTCGAGTGTTGCGTTTGATGGATGCGGACTACTTGCCAAGTTCTTGGACTACTGCAGTACAATCTTTAACTCACTTGAGGTACCTTGAAATTTCTGTCGGACAATTTGATTTCAAGTGGATTTCTCACCTACTCGATCTTCAAACTCTAGTGGTTCGTTCAGCCATCTCCAATCCAATGACATTGCTTGCTATCTGGAAAATGACAAAGCTAAGACATGTGAATATAACCAAATTTTCCTTGGTATGGGAAGCCGATGACCGGGTAGTTTTTGGACAATCTTCAACAACTATGCTAGAGAACTTGAAGACATTTGGCATGTGCTGTACATATGTGGATGATATGAATCCAAGGTTCTGGTGGAGGTTCCCCAATCTTGAACAACTCCGCCTCaaaattgaagatgtacctagtTGTCCTTTGTTTCCCATACCAGAAGTTCATACTCACCTTCAATCTCTCGAACTTGAAGTCAAAAATGGCAGGAAAGGATACAATACTTCAGTTGGATGGGACGAATACTTTGTCTTCCCTTCAAATCTTAGGCGTTTGAGCATTCGCAACATGTCACTAACGGAAAAGATAGTCGCAAACATTGCAAGATTGCGGATGCTTGAGAGTCTTACATTAATAAGAGGATCTCGATTCTGGAATCTGAATTACTGTTGGGACGTTAGAGATGTCGTGTTCCCTGCACTCAAATACTTGACATTACAGATTAAGGATTTGACAGAATGGAAAGCTTCAGAGGAATCCTTTCCCATGCTTGAAAAACTAGTTATCAAAGGTTATTGCTACCTTGAGGAGATCCCACCTTGCTTTGTGGATGTTCCAACGCTCCAACTTATTGAAGTAGAAGACTGCATGGATTCTCTCGGAGTTTCAGCTATGAATATCAAAAAGGAAATTGAAGAAACTACAGGATGTGACAGTCTCCAAGTTCGTATACTGGAGTAA